The genomic interval TTTGGGACTATATTCCAAACCACTTTTACGCCTGCTTTAAAATATTCTGTTAGCTTATCTTCAATTTTATAAAGCTGATCTGTTTCAGAAATGATCTCAATTATGAATTCAGGTATCACATCCACACCATCACGTCCCTGATAAACCTGTTCTCTTGTAAAATAAGCAATATCCGGACGACGCATTTGGACTCCTGTTAACATTACGTCTGGCTCCACCATTATGGATCCATTCTTGTAGTATCCCTTTTCAATAAAGAGTAAATTCAACACATCATAAATATAATATTGCTTCTTTTTCATTCCTGTAAATTTAATGAGCTCGCCGTCATTCCACTCATATTTGAAGCCGTCATTAGGCTCCCATATCAGGAATTCTTCGAGTGTACGAGGTGATTGATTTACATTATGAGAAGCCTTAATCATAGTTATATGATGTTTCTTTTGCGTTGAAAATTAAGGTACTTTTATTCAAAGATAAAACAATTAACAAAATATTGGAAAACTCTTATTCATATACAATTTATGATTTGTTCCGGAGTAATTCGTCCAATAGAAAATTTGAAAAAGTAATTGAAAACTTTCTTAAGCTGTATATTTATTTTTCTTTAAACACTTACCTACATAATTACCACTACAAATGACCCTTTCAGAAATATGGATTTATCCTGTTAAATCTCTTTCCGGCATCCGTCTTACCCATGCAGAAGTTGAAGAAAAGGGTTTAAAATACGATCGCCGCTGGATGATTATTGACGAAAACGGCGTGTTTGTTACCCAGCGTAGTTTCCATAAAATGGCTCTGATTGATGTAGAACTCCTTTCCGATAGTCTTGTACTTTCCTACCGGCCGGAAAACAATAACCAGATTTCAGTTCCTTTTCAACCCATATCTGCCAATCCTTTAACCGTAACAATTTGGGACGACGAAACGGATGCTTTAACCGTAAGTGACGAAGCAGATAAATGGCTAAGTGATGTGTTAGAAAGAAATGTCAGACTGGTTATCATGCCTGAATCCGCTGAACGTAAGGCGGATCCAAGATATGCAAAAAATGAAGAAAACGTAAGTTTTGCGGATGGCTTTCCTTTTCTGATCATCTCTCAGGCATCTCTGGATCAATTGAACAGCCGTTTAGCGGAACCGATTGAAATGAAGCGTTTCCGACCCAATTTTGTTGTGACCGGTACTACTCCTCATGAAGAAGACGGGTGGAAGTCAGTCCAGATTGGAAATATACAATTTGACATTGTTAAACCATGTGCCCGTTGTGTACTTACAACTGTTGACCCGGAAACCGGTGGAAAAGGGCCTGAACCTTTAAAAACACTGGCTACGTATAGGAGAGTAAATAATAAAATACTTTTTGGGCAAAATGTTGTAGCCAGGGATTTTGGTAAAATAAATGAAGGAGACCGGCTAATACTTCTGTAAAAAACTGACTTGGTGCACATTAAAAAACCCACTTGGTATGAGCAGGTTTTTTAATAATATGTTGCAATATCCGAAATCCTTAAGGCTGCGCTTCAGACTCTCCTGTTCCGTTTGACTGAAATGGACTTTTCATAATTCCTCTTTCAGAATTACGTATGAAATTAATAATGACATCTCTTTCATTAGATGGCGGCAATTCCAGTTCGACCTTCTGTAAAGCCTCAGCATTATTGAGGCCACGCATGTAGATATAACGGTAAATATTCTGAATGTCCACGATCTTTTCATTGCTGTAACCACGTCTGCGCAATCCTACTGAGTTGATTCCCGCGTAGGAAATAGGCTCACGCGCTGCTTTGGTAAATGGAGGAACATCTTTACGAACCAGCGAAGCGCCGGAAACAAAAGCATGCGACCCTATTTTAACAAACTGATGAACAGCACTTAATGCACTGATAATAGCGTATTCTCCAACGTGAACGTGACCTGCCATTTGTACATTATTACCAATAATGCAGTTATTCCCAACCCGGCAATCATGTGCTACGTGTGCATAAGCCATAATCAGGCAATCGGCACCTACGACTGTTTTCCAGTGCTCTTCCGTTCCCCGGCTAATGGTTGCATATTCCCGGATCGTGGTATTATCACCAATAATTGTTAAGGTATACTCATTATTATATTTTAAATCCTGCGGTGTAGCTGAAATTACAGCACCAGGATAAATACGGCAGTTTTTACCAATACGGGCACCGGAATTGATAACGGCATGCGAGCCTATCCAGGTACCTTCACCTATTTCCACATCTTTGTGGATCATCGCAAAAGGTTCAATTTCTACATTCTGGCTAATCTTAGCATCAGAATGAATATATGCTAACGATTGTGTCATTTTTTCTTTACCAAGCTTGCGATCATGTCTGCTTCACATACTAGCTGCCCGGAAACATATCCACGGCCGCTCATCTTTACAATACCCCTTTTCATCGGAGAGGTAAATTCACATTTAAATATAACGGTATCACCCGGAAACACATTGCGACGGAAACGACATGCGTCAATTCCGATCAGGTAAGGCCAGTAATTATCAGGGTCTGGAACACTCGTCAATACCAGAATACCGCCAGTCTGAGCCATTGCTTCTAATTGCAAAACACCTGGCATTACGGGGTTGCCGGGAAAATGACCTAAAAAAAACTGCTCGTTAATCGTTACATTTTTTACACCAACAACACTGTTTTCATCCAAAGCAATGATTTTATCAATCATTTGAAACGGATAACGATGTGCTAATAACTGCCCGATCTGGTTAATATCAAATACCGGTTTTTTAGTCGGATCATATTGAGGAATATTGCCTTTGCCGGATTTAATCAGCTTTTTGATTTTTTTGGCCAGGGCAACATTAGCAGCATGTCCAGGCCTTGCTGCTAATATCTGTGCTTTAATAGGACGGCCGATAAGTGCAAGATCTCCAATCAGATCGAGAAGCTTATGCCTTGCCATTTCATTAGGATAATGCAGGTCTACATTGTTGAGTATTCCCTTTGATTTGTCAACACTCACCTTAGGTTTATTCAGCAATTGTGACAAATGATCCAGTTCTCCATCTTTTACGTCACGATCAACGATAACGATAGCATTGGTTACATCCCCTCCTTTTATCAGGTTTTGCTTATATAATGCTTCCAGTTCGTGTAAAAAAACAAAAGTTCTGCACTTTGCTATATCGTCCTTGAATAAAGTAATATCATTCAAAGATGCATGCTGACTACTTATTACGGTAGAATTGTAGTCAACCATTACAGTCAGGCGGTAATCAGAAAGAGGCAAAGCTACCAGTTCTGTTTCTGCATTTTTGTAATGAACGTATTCGGGTACTTCAAAATAATTACGGTATGCGTTCTGTTCTTCAATCCCTGCATCTGTCAAGGCATCTACAAATTTGATAGAACTCCCATCCATAATAGGCGGCTCAGGACCATCCAGCTGAATTAACACATTATCAATCTGCAAACCAACCAGGGCAGCCAGTGTATGTTCCACGGTATGAATCCGTGCACCATTCTGCTCAATTGTTGTACCACGCGACAGATCTACTACATTATCCACATCAGCATCTACAATGGGCTGATCAGGTAAATCGACACGCTGGAATTTGTATCCGTAATTGGCCGGTGCGGGCACGAATGTCATTGTTGCTACTACACCGGTATGTAAACCCACTCCCGTAACGGATACGGACTTTGAAATGGTTTGCTGTTTTTCGTTCATTATATTCTCCTTATGTACTTAAAGGCGACGGGTTTTTGCTTATGCAAGTTTTGAACTTTTACTTTGCCTTATTATAAATTACTTTAAACTAATTTCTTTCGTGAATTTCAGAAGCCTCTTTTTTGCGTTCCAGGCTTTTCAATCTTTCCTCCATATCAGGAAGTTTTCTCATTGAAGCCATTGAACGCAAATGTTCCGTAAGATCCCGAGCCGGTGAGCCGGAAAGTGACAGCCCTTCTTTTTTAATTGATTTACCTAAACCACTCTGGGCACCGATTTTGGTATGATTTGCTATTGAAAGGTGTCCGGAAATACCCACCTGCCCGGCAATCACACATTGCTCGCCGATCTGTGTGGATCCTGAAACACCCGATTGGGCTGCAATTACAGTATTTTTTCCAATCTCAACATTATGTGCTATCTGCACAAGATTATCCACTTTCGCCCCTTTTCTTATAATTGTGGAGCCCATCGTGGCGCAATCAATTGTGGTATTGGCACCAACGCTTACATTATCTTCCAAGATTACGTTACCTAACTGAGGAATTGTTTTATAAGTACCGTCCGGCTGCGGTGCAAATCCAAAACCATCACTCCCGATCACTGTATTTGCAAAAACCGTACAGTTTTTACCAATTACCGTATTATCGTAAATCCGCACTCCCGGATGAATGATACTGTTATCACCAACTAAAACATTGTCTCCCAAATAAGAATGGGGATATATGATAACATCATTTCCAATGATACAATTCTTACCAATGTAGGAAAAAGCTCCTCTGTATCCGCCTGTACCCATCTGACTGTTTTCGCCAAAAAAACTAGGCTGTTCTACTCCTGATTTTACTTTTGAAAGCCTTTTCTGGTATTCTTCCAGAAGAATGGTAAATGCAGAATATGCGTTATCGACATATATTAAAGTAGTATTTACCTCCTTTTTCGGGATAAAATCTTTGTTAACAATTACTGCAGAAGACTGTGTAGTGTAGACATAAGGTTCGTACTTATTATTGGCAAGAAAAGATATACAACCAGGCTGACCTTCTTCTATCTTAGCAGCCGAACTAATCGTAATTCCCTCATTTCCAACAATAACTCCATCAAGCATTTGTGCAATCTCGCTGACAGTAAATTTCATATTTTTCGGCTATTTCTGGTAACGTGTCTGGACGTAATTAACGCAATTTTTCAAATAGACTTATTTTTATTCAGAAAGAAATTTACATTCTGACTAACCACGCAAAGATACATTTTTACCCCAACATACATAATACTTACGCACAATCTTGGTTAATGCTTCAATGGTCGGAATGTCGGATGCATCTGCGATATCCAATAATTTACCATCTTTCATTTGGACTTGTATCGGATCCTGTTCTTTTTCATAAGCCCAATTGGTGGTCACACCGGTAACTAAAAAATAGGGCATTTGCTGTTCTGTAATCCCCGACTGTAAAAGTTTTTCACGTAACGGACTCAATATCACTTCATCCGGCGGTGTATCCATAAATGTAATTTTAAATAATTTCCTGTCCAGCAACATTTTACTTAATGTTGAAAGCACCGGATCATGATGTATTGTCCAACCTTTTACAGAAGCCCATACGTCATTATCATCCAATCCGTTGAAAGATTTGAGCAAATCCGGCTCTAATTCAAAATCGATCAGTGAGTAAGTATTTTTCAGGAATTTCGAGAAATCAGGGGTTGCAAATAAAACCTCTCCGTTTCTTGACAATTCCCGTGCCCGGTACAAAATCTGGGTAAGCATGGCTTGTGCACTCAACAATGTTTTATGCAAATATACCTGCCAGTACATAAGCCGTCTTGCGTGCAGAAAATTCTCAATACTTAATAATCCCTTTTCTTCTACTACCAGTTGATCCCCACTGATATCAAGCATTTTGATAAGCCGGTCGGCACCGATAGAGCCTTCAATTACACCTGTGTAAAAACTGTCGCGTTTCAGATAATCCATGCGATCCATATCCAGCTGACTGGAAATCATCTGATGAAAGAATTTTCGAGGGTACGTACCTTCAAACATTTGTATGGCCATATCCAGCTTGCCATTCATTTGTTTGTTCAGGTCTTTCATCAACACCAAAGTGACAGACTCGTGCTCAACGCCTGGCATCAGTACACTTTCCAGTACATGTGAAAAAGGCCCATGCCCCAAATCATGTAAAAGTATGGCAGCCTGTGCAGATTCCGATTCCGTATCCCAAATCTGATGGCCCTTTTCCTGCAAAGATTTTAAAGCCTGGCTCATCAGATGCATCGCACCCAATGCATGATGAAAACGGGTATGCAGAGCTCCCGGATAAACAACATCCGCTAATCCTAACTGTTTGATCCGCCTTAACCTCTGAAAGTAAGGATGTTCAACCAGATCAAACAGCAAATCGGAACATATGGTTATAAAGCCATAAACCGGGTCATTGATAATTTTTCGTTTGTTCAAAACAAGTTTTTTGACAAAAATAATAAACTACCAACGGAGAAAAGAAGTTATTCTTATGATAATCGTTTGGAGAATTAACGAGTTTTACTAATTTTGCACTCCAAACTCTGTTACAGAGACGGGCCTATAGCTCATTCGGTTAGAGCAACTGACTCATAATCAGTAGGTGCCTGGTTCGATTCCAGGTGGGCCCACTTGAAAATCAAGGACTTACGAGATAAAACTTGTGAGTCCTTTTTATTTGATACACAATTTGCCACTTTGATTTTCCTTATCCGGAATTAGGCCAAACTTGAAAAACACTTGCATAATTAGCCATATTTAAAAGCTTACAGGAAACGTATAATACAACACGTTGTATTGTTCAGATGTTACTCTGTTTTTTAATATCTAATAAAATCCCTGATTTGCTGCCTGATATTTTAAGGCTATTGACTTAACAAATTTTATATTATTCTTTATGCCGGGGGCAACAAGAAAAGTGTAGCTATTTGTTGCTAAATGAAACTAACACCGTTATTACTTCGCAGATAGTTGGCTCCTGACTCAATTTAAATATTCCAAAAAAAGGTCGAAACCCAAAAGTTAGCAGACGACTGCCAAAGACCTCAAGGCACATAAAGCCCGGTCTTAATTGCCAGCACTACGAGATCCGTGGTCCGGTTTACCTTCATCTTTTTCATCATTCGTTTAATAAATTCCTGGACGGTATTAATGCTCAGGCCCATTTGATTAGCAATTTCTTTTGGCGTATTTCCCGAACATATTTTTTTAGTACTTCTTCTTCCCTTGGCGAAAGGCGGTACTCTTCATTCTGGTCAGAAAAAATGTTATTGACTAGTTTGTCTTTCATCGAAAGGTTTATGTACTTCCCGCCTTTCATGACCGTTTCTATTGCCTCGAGCAGTTCTATATCAGCCGCATCTTTGGTAACGTATCCTGAAATTCCAATTCTAAATGCTTCTCTGATCATCGCGGTGTCAGACAGAGAAGTCAGGATAATAAATTTGGCCTCAGGCAAACGGGGCTGAACGACAGTGATCATCTCAATTGCATTCATACCTGGCATAAAAAAATCAACGATCACCAGGTCTGGTTTCCAATCCGTAAATGGCTCTTTAAGAAAAACATTTGCTTCTGAATAAACCCTGATGTCCGTTTTATCCAGGTTATTTTCAAGTAACAGTTTTAGCGTTTGTCCCAATAATTTGTGATCGTCAATAATGGCAATGGTCATGGGCAATGTACTTTTAAAAAGAATATGAAATTACCGGCTAGTTGTATGCGAAATGTCATCAGCCAGAATCGATAAATAGTATTAGTTTGCAAAATTATATATTTCAAATCCAATCTCTAGCCAAAAGTCCGCTTTTAGTACACCTGTAATAAATTTTAATGACAGGCCAAGTCATGAAAGATATGTTCGTAAATAAATGATTATCAGGATGGTAACTAATTTTAATTAACCTGATCTTTGTCGCGCTAAAAGGGTATAATCAATGAACCTTCAAGTGAAATGTTATTTCATTCCAAAGTTATCATTTCAAGTAAATAGCTCTGAAAAAATTAGCTGACATGCTCTTACCGGCAAACTGATGATACCCTACCGGCAATTCAAATAATTAATACCTAAAATCACACATTTTTATGACACACTTATACAAGAATGGCTCATCGGTCAGCGCCATATCGTTGTTCACATGCAGATCAAAGGATGATCCCGGACCGAAAGGTTTTGGTAACAAATACAGGACTTTAAAATGCTCTGTTATATGCTTTTTACTTTGGATTGTAGTTGCCACGGTTCTTCCTGCTAATTCATTTGCGACGGATATTTATCTGGCGCCAATAGCCAGTGGAAGTGCAAATGGAATTGGCGGCTGGGGTAATGCTGCGAATGCTACTACTTATCTCTCAGCATTATATGTAACGCCACCGGCTGCGGGTACCCACATTTACATCAAAACTGGGTCTTACAGCATGCCCAATAATCCTGGTGGGAACCTGACAATTTTACTGAATTTCGATGATATATTGATCCAGGGTGGCTTTCCACTATCTGCAACGGGGACTGATATTAGCGGATACAACCCTGTTACCAATACTACAACAATCACAGGAAGTTCGGGTTCATGGGTAAACGCATTGTTTTCATCCAACACAGCGACTGTTAAAAAGGTTACCATCAAAGGTTTAACGCTGCTTGCAGGAAATGTTACCAACAATATTTTTGGTCCTAATTCGCTGGCCAGCAACGGTGCGATTTTTGCGGGAGATTTCACTTTCACGGATATTACATCTTCCAATCAGGACAGACCGACAGGTTATGGTTTATTTTTTCTGTTCAGGTTCACCGCTGGAACCAGTAGCCTTACTTTGAACAACTGTTATTTTGCCAACAACTCTAACGGTACACAGGGAGGTTCTGTAATTCAGGATTCCGGCCATAGCGGCACCGGGCAAATTCCGGTTACCATTAATAATTGCAGTTTTGTCAATAATAACACGTTTGGATCGAACAATTCATGGGGAGGTGCCATTTCCATTGTGGCTAACAGTCTTTACAATATCAACGACAGTTACTTTTGTAGCAACACTGCAGCACTTGAAGGAGGGGCTATTGGAATAGGAAGCACCGCAGCAACAAATGCTGTATTGAATGTTACCCGAAGTACCTTTTACAACAACCATACAACTACGGTCAATGGTCACAATGGTGGAGCGATTTTCGCCCAGGTGGG from Dyadobacter sp. NIV53 carries:
- a CDS encoding HD domain-containing protein is translated as MNKRKIINDPVYGFITICSDLLFDLVEHPYFQRLRRIKQLGLADVVYPGALHTRFHHALGAMHLMSQALKSLQEKGHQIWDTESESAQAAILLHDLGHGPFSHVLESVLMPGVEHESVTLVLMKDLNKQMNGKLDMAIQMFEGTYPRKFFHQMISSQLDMDRMDYLKRDSFYTGVIEGSIGADRLIKMLDISGDQLVVEEKGLLSIENFLHARRLMYWQVYLHKTLLSAQAMLTQILYRARELSRNGEVLFATPDFSKFLKNTYSLIDFELEPDLLKSFNGLDDNDVWASVKGWTIHHDPVLSTLSKMLLDRKLFKITFMDTPPDEVILSPLREKLLQSGITEQQMPYFLVTGVTTNWAYEKEQDPIQVQMKDGKLLDIADASDIPTIEALTKIVRKYYVCWGKNVSLRG
- a CDS encoding Uma2 family endonuclease yields the protein MIKASHNVNQSPRTLEEFLIWEPNDGFKYEWNDGELIKFTGMKKKQYYIYDVLNLLFIEKGYYKNGSIMVEPDVMLTGVQMRRPDIAYFTREQVYQGRDGVDVIPEFIIEIISETDQLYKIEDKLTEYFKAGVKVVWNIVPNHEIVYVYTSRKNVKICTDDDVCSAASVLPEFQIKVSEMFVVPTTV
- a CDS encoding MOSC domain-containing protein, which codes for MTLSEIWIYPVKSLSGIRLTHAEVEEKGLKYDRRWMIIDENGVFVTQRSFHKMALIDVELLSDSLVLSYRPENNNQISVPFQPISANPLTVTIWDDETDALTVSDEADKWLSDVLERNVRLVIMPESAERKADPRYAKNEENVSFADGFPFLIISQASLDQLNSRLAEPIEMKRFRPNFVVTGTTPHEEDGWKSVQIGNIQFDIVKPCARCVLTTVDPETGGKGPEPLKTLATYRRVNNKILFGQNVVARDFGKINEGDRLILL
- a CDS encoding response regulator transcription factor, with translation MTIAIIDDHKLLGQTLKLLLENNLDKTDIRVYSEANVFLKEPFTDWKPDLVIVDFFMPGMNAIEMITVVQPRLPEAKFIILTSLSDTAMIREAFRIGISGYVTKDAADIELLEAIETVMKGGKYINLSMKDKLVNNIFSDQNEEYRLSPREEEVLKKYVREIRQKKLLIKWA
- the lpxD gene encoding UDP-3-O-(3-hydroxymyristoyl)glucosamine N-acyltransferase, which translates into the protein MKFTVSEIAQMLDGVIVGNEGITISSAAKIEEGQPGCISFLANNKYEPYVYTTQSSAVIVNKDFIPKKEVNTTLIYVDNAYSAFTILLEEYQKRLSKVKSGVEQPSFFGENSQMGTGGYRGAFSYIGKNCIIGNDVIIYPHSYLGDNVLVGDNSIIHPGVRIYDNTVIGKNCTVFANTVIGSDGFGFAPQPDGTYKTIPQLGNVILEDNVSVGANTTIDCATMGSTIIRKGAKVDNLVQIAHNVEIGKNTVIAAQSGVSGSTQIGEQCVIAGQVGISGHLSIANHTKIGAQSGLGKSIKKEGLSLSGSPARDLTEHLRSMASMRKLPDMEERLKSLERKKEASEIHERN
- a CDS encoding bifunctional UDP-3-O-[3-hydroxymyristoyl] N-acetylglucosamine deacetylase/3-hydroxyacyl-ACP dehydratase; its protein translation is MNEKQQTISKSVSVTGVGLHTGVVATMTFVPAPANYGYKFQRVDLPDQPIVDADVDNVVDLSRGTTIEQNGARIHTVEHTLAALVGLQIDNVLIQLDGPEPPIMDGSSIKFVDALTDAGIEEQNAYRNYFEVPEYVHYKNAETELVALPLSDYRLTVMVDYNSTVISSQHASLNDITLFKDDIAKCRTFVFLHELEALYKQNLIKGGDVTNAIVIVDRDVKDGELDHLSQLLNKPKVSVDKSKGILNNVDLHYPNEMARHKLLDLIGDLALIGRPIKAQILAARPGHAANVALAKKIKKLIKSGKGNIPQYDPTKKPVFDINQIGQLLAHRYPFQMIDKIIALDENSVVGVKNVTINEQFFLGHFPGNPVMPGVLQLEAMAQTGGILVLTSVPDPDNYWPYLIGIDACRFRRNVFPGDTVIFKCEFTSPMKRGIVKMSGRGYVSGQLVCEADMIASLVKKK
- a CDS encoding LuxR C-terminal-related transcriptional regulator, yielding MGLSINTVQEFIKRMMKKMKVNRTTDLVVLAIKTGLYVP
- the lpxA gene encoding acyl-ACP--UDP-N-acetylglucosamine O-acyltransferase translates to MTQSLAYIHSDAKISQNVEIEPFAMIHKDVEIGEGTWIGSHAVINSGARIGKNCRIYPGAVISATPQDLKYNNEYTLTIIGDNTTIREYATISRGTEEHWKTVVGADCLIMAYAHVAHDCRVGNNCIIGNNVQMAGHVHVGEYAIISALSAVHQFVKIGSHAFVSGASLVRKDVPPFTKAAREPISYAGINSVGLRRRGYSNEKIVDIQNIYRYIYMRGLNNAEALQKVELELPPSNERDVIINFIRNSERGIMKSPFQSNGTGESEAQP